The following proteins are encoded in a genomic region of Neurospora crassa OR74A linkage group VI, whole genome shotgun sequence:
- the pca-3 gene encoding proteasome component Y13: MARRYDSRTTIFSPEGRLYQVEYALEAISHAGTAIGILAKDGIVLAAERKVTSKLLEQDTSAEKLYILNDNMICAVAGMTADANILINYARQAAQRYLLTYNEDIPCEQLVRRLCDLKQGYTQHGGLRPFGVSFIYAGWDPQRQFQLYLSNPSGNYGGWKATSAGANNASAQSLLKQDYKEDCTLKEACAMAVKVLSKTMDSTKLSPEKIEFATVGQTKDGKIYHRLWSADEITALLKEHDLAKDDNTEDK; this comes from the exons ATGGCGAGAAGATACGATTCCCGA ACAACCATCTTCTCCCCCGAAGGTCGTCTGTACCAGGTCGAATATGCTCTTGAAGCCATTTCCCATGCCGGTACCGCCATCGGTATCCTCGCCAAGGATGGCATCGTCCTAGCTGCTGAGCGCAAGGTCACCTCCAAGCTCCTCGAGCAAGACACATCGGCCGAGAAGCTCTACATTCTCAACGA CAACATGATCTGCGCCGTCGCCGGCATGACAGCCGATGCCAACATCCTCATCAACTACGCCCGACAAGCCGCCCAACGCTATCTTTTGACCTACAACGAGGACATCCCCTGCGAACAGCTAGTGCGCCGTCTCTGCGATCTCAAGCAAGGCTACACACAACACGGTGGTCTCCGTCCCTTTGGTGTTTCCTTCATCTACGCCGGCTGGGATCCCCAGCGCCAGTTCCAGCTCTACCTCAGCAACCCCTCGGGTAACTACGGCGGCTGGAAGGCGACCAGTGCGGGCGCCAACAATGCGAGCGCCCAGAGCCTGCTGAAGCAGGATTACAAGGAGGACTGCACGCTCAAGGAGGCATGCGCCATGGCCGTCAAGGTGTTGAGCAAGACCATGGACTCGACCAAGCTGAGCCCGGAGAAGA TCGAGTTTGCGACGGTTGGCCAGACCAAGGACGGCAAGATCTACCACAGGCTATGGAGCGCGGACGAGATCACGGCGCTATTGAAGGAACACGACTTGGCGAAGGACGACAACACGGAAGACAAGTAA
- a CDS encoding PAP2 domain-containing protein, variant translates to MASRTRAGSLGSIESKHGLIGSVSRWWTRSYTSDWVAFSLLLVGYIYIAAFVEPFHRLFTINDIRISFPHAEVERVPLAHLFGYVLFLPLALLTLTNYLLSSPRHMHHLTTLGFLTSIILTTFLTDLIKNMVGRPRPDLIDRCQPDPSTPPNKLISVEVCTQTDHHTLHDGWRSFPSGHSSFAFSGLGYLALFWCGQFRVFASSSPPPSSSPGIMEGMEKVLVRRDLLKALLCLSPLLGALMIAISRCMDYRHDVEDVCVGAVMGWVITYWSYRRYWPRLSSVRSEEPYSGMTGERGGDGVQSSGRYGRVRDEEEGVIGGGFQRNIS, encoded by the exons ATGGCAAGTAGGACGAGGGCAGGTTCCCTTGGGTCGATCGAGTCCAAGCACGGCTTGATCGGGTCTGTTTCGAGGTGGTGGACG AGATCATACACTTCGGACTGGGTCgctttctccctcctcctcgtcggatACATCTACATCGCGGCTTTCGTCGAGCCTTTCCACCGATTATTCACCATTAATGATATTCGTATTTCGTTTCCTCATGCCGAGGTTGAGCGGGTGCCTCTCG CCCACCTCTTCGGCtacgtcctcttcctccctctgGCCCTCCTCACCCTAACCAactacctcctctcctccccgcGGCACATGCACCACCTCACCACTTTAGGTTTCCTAACCTCCATAATCCTCACCACCTTCCTCACGGACCTCATCAAAAACATGGTCGGCCGCCCTCGTCCCGACCTGATCGACCGATGCCAACCCGACCCTTCCACCCCTCCAAACAAACTCATCAGTGTCGAGGTATGCACGCAGACAGACCACCACACCTTGCACGACGGCTGGCGCAGTTTTCCCAGTGGGCATAGTAGTTTTGCGTTTTCCGGGTTGGGGTACCTGGCGCTTTTCTGGTGTGGGCAGTTCAGAGTGTTTGCGAGcagttctcctcctccgtcttcttctcctggaATCATGGAGGGCATGGAAAAGGTGCTGGTCCGTCGGGATTTGCTGAAAGCGTTACTTTGCCTCAGTCCGTTGCTGGGGGCGTTGATGATCGCCATTAGCAGGTGCATGGATTACCGACATGATGTGGAGGATGTCTGTGTGGGCGCGGTGATGGGGTGGGTGATTACGTATTGGAGTTATAGGCGGTATTGGCCGAGGTTGAGCAGTGTGAGGAGTGAGGAGCCTTATTCGGGGATGACGGGGGAGCGGGGCGGGGATGGGGTCCAGAGTAGTGGGAGGTATGGGAGGGTgagggatgaggaggagggggtcaTCGGAGGAGGGTTTCAGCGAAAT ATATCTTGA
- a CDS encoding PAP2 domain-containing protein, translating into MASRTRAGSLGSIESKHGLIGSVSRWWTRSYTSDWVAFSLLLVGYIYIAAFVEPFHRLFTINDIRISFPHAEVERVPLAHLFGYVLFLPLALLTLTNYLLSSPRHMHHLTTLGFLTSIILTTFLTDLIKNMVGRPRPDLIDRCQPDPSTPPNKLISVEVCTQTDHHTLHDGWRSFPSGHSSFAFSGLGYLALFWCGQFRVFASSSPPPSSSPGIMEGMEKVLVRRDLLKALLCLSPLLGALMIAISRCMDYRHDVEDVCVGAVMGWVITYWSYRRYWPRLSSVRSEEPYSGMTGERGGDGVQSSGRYGRVRDEEEGVIGGGFQRNVGTFDLTAPVELGPLESPR; encoded by the exons ATGGCAAGTAGGACGAGGGCAGGTTCCCTTGGGTCGATCGAGTCCAAGCACGGCTTGATCGGGTCTGTTTCGAGGTGGTGGACG AGATCATACACTTCGGACTGGGTCgctttctccctcctcctcgtcggatACATCTACATCGCGGCTTTCGTCGAGCCTTTCCACCGATTATTCACCATTAATGATATTCGTATTTCGTTTCCTCATGCCGAGGTTGAGCGGGTGCCTCTCG CCCACCTCTTCGGCtacgtcctcttcctccctctgGCCCTCCTCACCCTAACCAactacctcctctcctccccgcGGCACATGCACCACCTCACCACTTTAGGTTTCCTAACCTCCATAATCCTCACCACCTTCCTCACGGACCTCATCAAAAACATGGTCGGCCGCCCTCGTCCCGACCTGATCGACCGATGCCAACCCGACCCTTCCACCCCTCCAAACAAACTCATCAGTGTCGAGGTATGCACGCAGACAGACCACCACACCTTGCACGACGGCTGGCGCAGTTTTCCCAGTGGGCATAGTAGTTTTGCGTTTTCCGGGTTGGGGTACCTGGCGCTTTTCTGGTGTGGGCAGTTCAGAGTGTTTGCGAGcagttctcctcctccgtcttcttctcctggaATCATGGAGGGCATGGAAAAGGTGCTGGTCCGTCGGGATTTGCTGAAAGCGTTACTTTGCCTCAGTCCGTTGCTGGGGGCGTTGATGATCGCCATTAGCAGGTGCATGGATTACCGACATGATGTGGAGGATGTCTGTGTGGGCGCGGTGATGGGGTGGGTGATTACGTATTGGAGTTATAGGCGGTATTGGCCGAGGTTGAGCAGTGTGAGGAGTGAGGAGCCTTATTCGGGGATGACGGGGGAGCGGGGCGGGGATGGGGTCCAGAGTAGTGGGAGGTATGGGAGGGTgagggatgaggaggagggggtcaTCGGAGGAGGGTTTCAGCGAAATGTAGGAACGTTTGATTTGACTGCCCCGGTGGAGTTGGGACCTTTGGAGAGCCCTCGATGA
- a CDS encoding cell division control protein 4, producing the protein MPFEFDGPRPTTLQSANMSSPTPTQKTIADRPPRSKQRVSMTWAEEDDPSSKTRTLTLSEQYVETKTVTTTTTTQRRFSPIQIREPQMLDPKEYPLAAQPTPMFLKNFSSTYTVPQGFQHKGQIWSPVGGFGVDGNQHRVENIDYIEEPTVESGGSLTPSLIQRRPQPKRLQRPSSRFDSPNNSPLPRSMARLGVLTSDTELRRALAKGPRHQRSPRTDTDYLATPDEAERDSGDFDHDAPALQLVNTTEAETSQSTAYDDAESQAGSETQTVFSAVATPPITDVEFQPAADYDEPLQQTVRGLHASHAISAVTAQDASLPSPRLSPTLAAAQLQLGPSDDEGADDEVTASTNAFGRSGPSQWLDETQGTGDADAEMVDDSLVLSPGRCDSTISPSQLDGAYHHTLMNPDMMIDSFDAMPTQMKSWMIYQLLRRCPRKTLQAVADVVNPALKCDFFRRLPTELSLHILSYLDHRDLCRAAQVSKQWRNIVDSNETGWKELFDRDGFQLAPGELQKAIAQGWGWQDPVGALEGEVDLSQHSKLTSSESELFKSAVKSEKSDKADTSPTPRTRSSKRKRHAGHTNTERSKRRVSFQDFRERFHQTHRSEGPMSAASAAALAVPDPQIGLPSLRRLHLYKSLYRRHYMIRQNWTSGKVKPSHVAFAAHPRHVITCLQFDEDKIITGSDDTLIHVYDTKTGKLRTKLEGHEGGVWALQYVGNTLVSGSTDRSVRVWDIQKGICTQTFYGHTSTVRCLQILMPTETGEVKNGEPVMMPEKPLIITGSRDSQLRVWRLPEPGSRRYIMNGPAANEENCPYFVRILSGHAHSVRSISAHGDTLVSGSYDSTVRVWRISTGQQLHVLSGHNQKVYSVVLDHKRNRCISGSMDSFVKIWDLDTGACLYTLEGHSLLVGLLDLRDEKLVSAAADSTLRIWDPENGKCKHTLMAHTGAITCFQHDGRKVISGSEKTVKMWDVQTGECMQDLLTDLSGVWQVKFDERRCVAAVQRGNLTYVEILDFGAVRDGAPPEELGKRKLLNEAEVQQLLLAEGE; encoded by the exons ATGCCTTTCGAATTTGATGGTCCACGACCGACAACACTTCAATCTGCAAACATGAGTTCTCCTACACCAACTCAAAAGACCATCGCGGATCGCCCACCACGATCGAAGCAGCGGGTTTCGATGACGTGggctgaagaagatgacCCTTCCTCGAAAACTCGCACTCTCACGCTTTCCGAGCAATATGTAGAGACGAAGACGGTCACGACTACGACAACTACTCAGCGAAGATTTTCTCCCATCCAAATCCGAGAACCACAAATGCTCGACCCCAAAGAATACCCGCTCGCTGCACAGCCGACGCCCATGTTCCTGAAAAATTTCTCGTCCACGTATACTGTTCCTCAAGGATTTCAACACAAAGGTCAAATATGGTCTCCAGTTGGCGGCTTTGGTGTCGATGGAAATCAACATCGGGTAGAGAATATCGACTACATCGAGGAGCCAACAGTCGAGAGTGGTGGGTCTCTTACCCCTTCTTTGATTCAGCGACGTCCGCAACCCAAACGACTTCAGAGACCTAGCAGTCGGTTCGATTCTCCCAACAACAGCCCCTTGCCGAGATCTATGGCCAGACTAGGTGTGCTTACTTCCGATACCGAGCTTCGTCGCGCACTGGCAAAGGGGCCACGCCATCAACGCTCCCCCCGGACGGATACAGATTATTTGGCAACACCTGATGAGGCCGAAAGAGATAGCGGTGATTTTGACCATGATGCCCCAGCGCTTCAGCTCGTGAACACGACGGAAGCTGAGACAAGCCAGTCAACCGCTTATGATGACGCAGAGAGCCAGGCTGGCAGCGAGACTCAGACCGTCTTCAGCGCGGTTGCTACGCCCCCCATTACGGATGTCGAATTTCAACCCGCTGCCGATTACGATGAGCCTCTTCAACAAACGGTTAGGGGACTGCACGCGAGCCACGCCATTAGTGCAGTAACCGCACAAGACGCCAGTTTGCCCAGTCCGCGCCTATCGCCTACGCTTGCTGCGGCTCAGCTACAGCTAGGACCTTCGGATGATGAAGGTGCTGATGACGAGGTAACAGCCTCTACTAATGCTTTTGGCCGTAGCGGCCCGAGTCAGTGGCTAGATGAGACACAAGGAACGGGTGATGCGGACGCTGAGATGGTTGATGATTCGCTTGTTCTATCACCAGGTCGTTGTGATTCTACCATTTCCCCGTCTCAGCTCGACGGAGCCTATCACCATACCCTGATGAACCCCGACATGATGATCGACAGCTTTGATGCTATGCCGACCCAAATGAAGTCTTGGATGATCTACCAACTTTTGCGTCGGTGCCCCCGGAAGACTCTTCAAGCGGTTGCTGATGTTGTCAACCCAGCCTTGAAGTGTGATTTCTTTCGACGTCTTCCTACCGAACTCAGTCTCCATATTCTCTCTTATCTGGATCATCGCGATCTTTGCCGGGCAGCACAAGTATCAAAACAGTGGCGTAATATCGTCGATAGCAATGAGACAGGTTGGAAGGAACTGTTCGACCGGGATGGCTTTCAACTTGCTCCTGGTGAGCTTCAAAAGGCCATCGCTCAAGGGTGGGGTTGGCAGGATCCCGTTGGCGCGTTGGAAGGCGAGGTCGACCTGAGCCAGCATTCCAAACTGACGTCAAGCGAGTCGGAACTGTTCAAGTCTGCAGTCAAGTCTGAGAAATCAGATAAGGCCGACACCAGCCCTACCCCCAGGACAAGATCTTCGAAGCGCAAGCGCCACGCAGGCCACACAAACACTGAAAGATCCAAGCGTCGTGTCAGCTTTCAGGACTTCAGAGAAAGGTTTCACCAGACACACAGGTCGGAGGGACCCATGTCAGCCGCTAGTGCCGCAGCTTTGGCCGTCCCAGATCCCCAGATTGGGCTTCCAAGCCTACGTCGGCTTCACCTTTACAAGTCTCTGTACAGGAGACACTACATGATTCGCCAGAACTGGACCAGCGGGAAGGTTAAGCCCAGTCACGTTGCCTTTGCGGCGCACCCTCGCCATGTCATAACCTGCCTGCAGTTCGACGAGGACAAAATCATCACCGGTAGTGACGACACGCTGATTCATGTCTACGACACTAAAACCGGTAAGCTGCGCACGAAACTCGAGGGCCATGAAGGCGGAGTCTGGGCTCTTCAATACGTTGGGAACACCCTGGTTTCGGGCAGTACCGATCGGTCTGTCCGTGTCTGGGATATCCAAAAGGGTATTTGTACTCAAACATTCTATGGGCACACGTCCACCGTCCGTTGTCTGCAAATCCTCATGCCGACGGAGACCGGGGAAGTTAAGAACGGCGAGCCGGTCATGATGCCCGAGAAGCCCTTGATCATTACCGGGTCTAGGGATAGCCAGCTGCGCGTTTGGCGCCTTCCGGAGCCGGGTTCTCGCCGGTACATTATGAACGGGCCTGCCGCTAATGAAGAAAACTGCCCCTATTTTGTCCGTATCCTTTCCGGACACGCCCACTCTGTCCGGTCCATTTCGGCTCACGGGGATACTCTGGTTTCGGGCAGCTACGACAGCACCGTGCGTGTGTGGCGCATCAGCACGGGCCAGCAGCTCCATGTTCTGTCCGGCCACAATCAAAAGGTTTACTCGGTCGTCTTGGACCACAAGCGGAATCGGTGCATTTCTGGCTCGATGGATAGCTTCGTCAAGATCTGGGATCTCGACACTGGTGCATGCTTGTACACCTTGGAAGGGCACAGCTTGCTAGTTGGACTTCTCGACTTGCGTGACGAGAAGTTGGTCTCGGCTGCGGCGGACAGCACGCTGCGCATCTGGGACCCTGAGAACGGAAAATGTAAGCACACTCTGATGGCCCACACCGGAGCGATCACGTGTTTCCAACATGATGGCCGCAAAGTCATCTCTGGAAGCGAGAAAACCGTCAAAATGTGGGATGTTCAAACGGGCGAATGCATGCAGGATCTTTTGACAGACCTTAGTGGGGTCTGGCAAGTAAAGTTTGACGAAAGGCGGTGCGTTGCGGCGGTGCAGCGTGGCAATTTGACTTACGTCGAG ATTCTTGATTTTGGGGCCGTCCGAGATGGAGCTCCGCCCGAGGAACTCGGCAAACGTAAGCTCCTTAATGAGGCAGAAGTCCAACAACTTTTGCTTGCAGAAGGCGAATAA
- a CDS encoding GDP-mannose pyrophosphorylase, translated as MSLQVPFHTKANGAAAGGATKAVILVGGASRGTRFRPLSLDVPKPLFDVAGHPIIWHCLTAIAKVPSIHEVYLIGYYDESVFRDFIKDAVHEFPQLTIKYLREYQALGTAGGLYHFRDIILKGRPERLFVLNSDVCCSFPLGEMLRLFEEKDAEAVILGTRVAEDAATNFGCIVSDAHTRRVLHYVEKPESHISNLINCGVYLFATEAIFPSIRTAIKRRTDRPNRLIRYPSAENLESSFFAQQAADDDDEESEKRSEVIRLEQDILSDMADSKQFFVYETQDFWRQIKTAGSAIPANALYLQNAWQSGSSELAQPQPNHIIAPVFIHPTARVDPTAKLGPNVSIGPRAVVGAGARVKESIVLEDSEIKHDACVLYSIIGWNSRVGAWARVEGTPTPVTSHTTSIIKNGVKVQAITILGKECAVGDEVRVQNCVCLPFKELKRDVANEVIM; from the exons ATGTCTCTCCAGGTCCCTTTCCACACCAAGGCCAAcggggctgctgctggcggcgCAACCAAGGCCGTCATCCTG GTCGGCGGTGCCTCGCGCGGTACTCGCTTCAGACCCCTTTCCCTTGATGTTCCCAAG CCCCTCTTCGACGTTGCCGGCCACCCCATCATCTGGCACTGCCTAACCGCCATTGCCAAAGTCCCCTCGATCCACGAAGTCTACCTAATCGGCTACTACGACGAGTCCGTCTTCCGGGACTTCATCAAGGATGCCGTCCACGAATTCCCCCAGCTGACCATCAAGTACCTGCGGGAGTACCAAGCGCTGGGCACCGCCGGCGGCCTGTACCACTTCCGCGACATCATCCTCAAGGGCCGTCCGGAGCGCCTGTTCGTCCTCAACAGCGACGTGTGCTGCTCCTTCCCGCTTGGCGAGATGCTCCGCCTCTTTGAAGAAAAAGACGCCGAGGCCGTGATCCTGGGCACCCGCGTGGCGGAAGACGCCGCGACCAACTTTGGCTGTATCGTGTCGGACGCGCACACGCGCCGCGTGCTGCACTACGTCGAGAAGCCCGAGAGCCACATCAGCAACCTGATCAACTGCGGCGTCTACCTCTTCGCCACGGAGGCCATCTTCCCCTCCATCCGCACGGCCATCAAGCGCCGCACCGACCGGCCCAACCGCTTGATCCGCTACCCGTCCGCCGAGAACCTCGagtcctccttcttcgcccagcaggccgccgacgacgacgacgaggaatCCGAGAAACGCTCCGAAGTCATCCGTCTCGAGCAGGACATCCTCTCCGATATGGCCGACTCGAAGCAATTCTTCGTCTATGAAACCCAGGATTTCTGGCGACAGATCAAGACGGCTGGGTCCGCCATCCCCGCCAACGCGCTGTACCTGCAGAACGCGTGGCAATCGGGTTCTTCCGAGCTGGCTCAGCCTCAGCCGAACCACATCATCGCGCCCGTCTTTATCCACCCCACGGCCCGCGTTGACCCCACCGCCAAGTTGGGTCCCAACGTGAGCATCGGTCCCCGCGCCGTCGTGGGCGCTGGTGCCCGTGTCAAGGAGTCGATTGTGTTGGAGGACAGCGAGATCAAGCACGACGCTTGTGTCTTGTACTCCATCATTGGCTGGAACAGCCGCGTGGGCGCCTGGGCCCGTGTCGAGGGTACGCCGACGCCCGTGACGAGCCACACGACGAGCATCATCAAGAACGGCGTCAAGGTGCAGGCCATTACCATTTTGGGCAAGGAGTGCgccgttggtgatgaggtgCGCGTGCAGAACTGCGTGTGCTTGCCGTTCAAGGAGTTGAAGAGG GATGTTGCCAACGAGGTTATCATGTAA